The Ananas comosus cultivar F153 linkage group 4, ASM154086v1, whole genome shotgun sequence region TCCCAAATAATCGGGAGTTGTGTGGACAGAATGGGTGCCCTTAGCATTTCTCCTTGAGAAACTGTCACAAACAAGATCTGTGATCGAAACCTGGCAACAATCGATATTATCATGGCCACCTCTGACTCTTTTCGACTTCAGTGAAGATGAAGAAGCTTCACAGAAATGCCTTTTTAGGCGTTGTCTAGATGAACACTTCCTACTGTTGGGATCATACCCGCTTTGTACCACCTCTAGTTCTTCTTTGCTTTCGCAGTATTCATTATTCTGAAGATCAGGATGTGGAAATGGAGAAGAACAAGGAGGAATACCTAAGAAAAGGAGCAGATCCTAATTAATTAGGAAATATTTATTCTTCTGTAGAATGTAATTATCCGTGATATGCATACATGCGATGGATCatcaacataaaattttctgCGTGTCAAGCCTTCTAAGATTTCTTGTTAGTTGACTTTCAGGGGAAATAAATATGATGTGGTTGAACTTAATTTTCTGATATTATTGCTAGAAATCTCAGCATCCATATAACAGCAAACTAAAGTAATCTACTACtactacaaaaaaaagagaaattagagATTaggaaaataaagataaaaaattttatcattcaTAGGaaataaaagttagaaaaaaaaaagttgcataTTACAAGAATGAGCAATATATCATAAATAGAGCAAAATATGGAAATTAAGTTATCAcacttcctttctttcttgttttgttGCTTGCTTCTCTAGCACAGTTTCTAAAACATTTAGTAGATATAGTCATTAGTTATATGCAGGGCCACTAAGAAATAGAAAACAATGGGTAGAAATAGCATGATGAAAAATTAGATGACAACAGGCAAGCAGTTTCCTGTGTATGCAGAGAAAACCCACTTCTCACCAATGTAGATTCTTTTCTCTATATATGCTGAATCTAGCAGAGACTAGTTTTATGATTTACATTTTGAAGTATCATTAATCATAGGTTTCAATTATCCAGGAACTCTAGAAAGATTACAACCTGATGAATTCGCGTGAGGCTTTGAACAAGGCAGCTGAACTGTTTGCGAGGGGTTGAGTGAATTCAAGAGTTCCTTCTTAAGATGAGCAACCATTAGTGTGGAATCACCAGGAAAGCATAGTGCCCTTCTAATTTCAGCTTTTATGGGTAGCCTGCGAACTTTGCCCTTACTGTCCACCGCTCCAATTggtacaaaaccctaaattttatccatgttacaaaaaacaaaataacttACACGAGCTTCTTTTTATTTACAAGTAAAGTTTAAGAAATCAAGCATTTAAAAGATGATCTTAATAGGTAAACATTAATAACTGACTAGAACTATAGTTAAGATTCAGCTTGATTACTTGTTTAAGCCAAAATCCTTCAGAAACCTTATCTGCCCAGCAGAATATTGTTGAAACGCCCACACTTTGAAGTCTACCACTTAGTTCCTTGAACAATAACTGACCAATACCCTGAAAAGTAAAAGGCAAGCAACTTGGTCCAATGTATGCAAGGATAGCAAATAAACAAGCAGACCAGATTCCTTTGCACgattaatgaaaataaaagcagaTATCCTCATCCAAGTCATGATTAATATTATCCTGAATGGAGTTATGATAAAGTTTAATATTGTTTCAGTATATGTGCTTACTGCTAAGTAGAGGAGCGTAATAGAGTGATCAACATCAATAATTGATTACCTCAAAGGCAGTAGAAATTGTAAAAGGAAGAATATTAAGCTGAGAGAGTACAAGTTGGTCTAAAATCTAGAGAAGCATGTCTTATTCCAGGCAGAGCATATTATATAATAGAGGACAAAGAGACAAAATTGCACATTAAAAAGTCATCTTTGTTCGATGGTAATAGCTACCCTGACTAATGGTGCATACCTTCTTTTGGTACTTTGAACTGACAGCTGCAAGAGGTATTTCAGCATGCTGTGCATCAGCAGGAATTATTTGATATGATACAGCAGCTATGACCTGTAATGCACAAAATATAGTTTGAGCACTAATTACACATAAATTGATGAGACAGATCATCCAAAGTGATTGATTACAGGTAAACTTACCTCTCCAAATCCTTTAGTGGAATTAGATCTCAAAATCAAAGTCGTGTATTTTCTGGGAAAAGAGAATTTTGAGATTTAGAAAGCTAGCACTTcctataatcttaacaactgcAACCAACTACTTAAAATGGCAAAGCATAGTTTTGGTCAAATAAGATTGTGAAAAGCTGTCCTGTATCCGCTTTTACCCATTTGTTATGGATCTTTCAAGAAATCGTGAGTTTTTTCCGGTATTCGCTGCATAATTCATTGTAGGTAGTTCTTGCATGTAGAGCTTCAATACTTCCTGGAAACATAAAAGTAGGGAGAAAGAGTGTCAAGCAACCTTCTCAAGCATAGTTCAACAATAGGTAAAGTGCACACAGGTGCGTGCACATGCATACGCATGCGACGCACGCTATGGTGAGTCAATCAATTGAGAAGTCAACACACAGGCAGCTATATAAACATAAGGGCAATCACCTGCAGAAGGGATTTAATTTGGTTATCCACATCTTTTGGATTGATGATGAAGAACGAATAGTTAACCATTGCTGAACACTCTTCACCTTCAATTAACATAATGCAACAAATCAGAAGGGCAAAAATTGAGTGCtatagagagaaaaaacaaGCATTTTAGCACAAAAGCACCAGATAAAGGACTAAGAGAGTAAACAATACCTAGGGATTTGAGATTTCTTTTTGAATTCCTTGTATTGTACCTGCCAGATTCCTCAACTAACCAAAGCAACAAACCATGAACAACCACCACAAACTGAAAACAAGGTTAAATCACAAAATGGGATCGAAGTTCAcctgaaaccctaatttttgcGTCATTGGACACGGAAACGGTGAGACTTTTCTCATTCGACTGACAGATGACACAATCTCCAAGGATCTCGACCTTGCAATTTCCTGCGATAGGGAATAGGGTTTCATCCGAGATCGATATCGCAATCGCCATGTTCGAAGAACAACTAGGGTTTTGCGAAGGGGCCTACCGATGGAGACGGTGGAGTTGGGGGAGGCATCGATTTTCGCCATGAGGACCCTCTTCGTGTTCTCGCTCTCGCCCTCTAAGCGAGGAAGTGGGATTTAAAAAGGCTTCGAAATGGAGCGTAAAATTTTTGTAGGGCGGGAAAAAAGAATTTGGGATTTCGTGCAAATCGGGAAGTACAATATTTGCACCTCAGTAGACCCAGGTTGGGCCAAATATGGGCCAAACCCCAACatttatactaataataattatgaaaaaCTTCGAATTACccctcttgtggttttattttttttcactttagtaccatacggtttaaagtgtatcaagttagtaccctgtgatttcgcactttctcactttaataccatgtgatttaaatgtatcaagttagtaccttgttgttttgcactttctcactttagtatcctgtggtttaatatttaattaagagaaaaataaaatcacaagatactaacttgatacaaaaataaaaccacagagtactaacttgatacactttaaatcacagggtactaaagtaagaaagtgcgaaaccacggagtactaacttgatacactttaaaccacagggcactaaaataaaaaaatgtgaaaccacaaggaagGTTTTTGACGTTTTCCCTAATAAATTGAGTTGGATCGGATCGGATCAGATCGGATCACCTAATGTCCGACCCAAAAAACTTGTCGGGGCGAGCACGACCCGCAAAACAACCCGATTCGatcatatcaaaataaataaaacaataattaagatattttattaaaaatataaacatggAAGGTAGGGATGCAAATAAATCCAATTTGATAGCGCTCTCACCCAAATCCATCCTAAATAAAACAGTAAGCCAGGTCAAcaacaaaaaagcaaaaaaaaaaactcgaatTCATCTgaatttgctaaaaaaaataaagtgaaaagCTAGaaatctcttcctttttttaatcCGCTTCAATCTATTAAAagtatattattatttcaatatGTTCTAAATGAAAAGTAAGTaagagtgaaaaataaaataaaaattaatcggCTACGAGTCACAATCTGTGACATGACCTCTGGATTCATCTATATTCAGATaactatttaaaatagtatCTTCATACAATTTTACCTAAAAAATACANCGTGTTCTCGCTCTCGCCCTCTAAGCGAGGAAGTGGGATTTAAAAAGGCTTCGAAATGGAGCGTAAAATTTTTGTAGGGCGGGAAAAAAGAATTTGGGATTTCGTGCAAATCGGGAAGTACAATATTTGCACCTCAGTAGACCCAGGTTGGGCCAAATATGGGCCAAACCCCAACatttatactaataataattatgaaaaaCTTCGAATACccctcttgtggttttattttttttcactttagtaccatacggtttaaagtgtatcaagttagtaccctgtgatttcgcattttctcactttaataccatgtgatttaaatgtatcaagttagtacattgttgttttgcactttttcactttagtatcctgtggtttaatatttaattaagagaaaaataaaatcacaggatattaacttgatacaaaaataaaactacagagtactaacttgatacactttaaaccacagggtactaaagtgagaaagtacaaaaccacagagtactaacttgatacactttaaactacagggcattaaaataaaaaaatgcgaaaccacaaagAAGGTTTTTGACGTTTTTcctaataattataaattgagttggatcggatcggatcggatcggatcaCCTAATGTCCGACCCAAAAAACTTGTCGGCACGAGCACGACCCGCAAAACAACCCGATTCGatcatatcaaaataaataaagcaataattaagatattttattaaaaatataaacatggAAGGTGGGGATGCAAATAAATCCAATTTGATAGCGCTCTCACCCAAATCCATCCTAAATAAAACGGTAAGCCAGGtcaacaacaaaaaagaaaaaaagaaaactcaaaTTCATCTgaatttgctaaaaaaaaataaagtgaaagGCTAGaaatctcttcctttttttaatcCGCTTCAATCTATTAAAagtatattattatttcaatatGTTCTGAATGAAAAGTAAGtaagaaggaaaaataaaacaaaaattaatggGCTACGAATCTGTGACATGACCTCTGGATTCATCTCTATTCAGATaactatttaaaatagtatCTTCATACAATTTTACCTAAAAAATACAAactgaagttaaaaaaaaaaaaaggtgaatgTGTAGTGTAATAGAATCTTGAGTAAACTAGCCGTTGAACTCCGCCCCGGGCCCGGTCCCAACGGTCAAAAAAGAAGTTCGAAAAGAACTCAAAGCTTTGTGTGGAAACACTTTTATAACACCCCCCCAAGCCTCTCAAAataactcctctctctctctctctctctctctctctcttcttcatcttcttcttcgtcgtcgtcgtcgccagCATCGCTCTCTGtctctcttccccttctcttttcGTGCATCAGAACAATCTCAGCTCTGAAGAAACAGAGGAGGGAGAAAACGAAGAGATCTCAGTAGAGATGCCGCGAATGGAGAACCAAGAAGTCCAAGATTACGTCCCCAGCGCtcccgccgctgccgccgcaaCGCCACCGCCTTCGGGAGGTGCCACCGCCAAGCAGCCCCTCCCGGCGGCGAAGGGCTCCGACGGCAACTCCGTCTTAAAGAGGTCCTCTTCACCCTCCTCCCCTTGCTTCTTTGTGTGCtccattactctctctctctctctctctctctctctctctctctctctctctctctctctctcaatttggttctcttattttattttgtttatgtgGTTATTTTTTGGAAGAGTATGGTGATCTTGAGGGGTTAAATTAATGTGTTGAGAATTGGTTTTTTATCCCTTCATGCATCTCTCCTTAAAGGGCTGTTTGGTTTGTTTGGTTCCTCGAAGaagtatgagaaaaaaaaattcgagaaaaaagttttttataaaaaactctGTTTTTAGTTTTCTCCCGCTTGGttctaaaaaactaatatttttgaaacactttttttttcacattttattaaaaaaaaatcagtgtttTTGATATCTAAAACTTatgaaatctgaaaaaaaaaaaaagaactgtttcaaaataattaagttttctTAGAACCAAACTACAAAAAAACTGAATAAAAGATTgtttatgaattatttttttNCAGCCCCTCCCGGCGGCGAAGGGCTCCGACGGCAACTCCGTCTTAAAGAGGTCCTCTTCACCCTCCTCCCCTTGCTTCTTTGTGTGCTCCattactctctccctctctctctctcaatttggttctcttattttattttgtttatgtgGTTATTCTTTGGAAGAGTATGGTGATCTTGAGGGGTTAAATTAATGTGTTGAGAATTGGTTTTTTATCCCTTCGTGCATCTCTCCTTAAAAGGGCTGTTTGGTTTGTTTGGTTCCTCGAAGaagtataagaaaaaaatttcgagaaaaaagtttttttataaaaactcTGTGTTTAGTTTTCTCCTGCTTGGttctaaaaaactaatatttttgaaacacttttttttcacattttattaaaaaaaaaaagtgtttttgaTATCTAAAACTTatgaaatctgaaaaaaaaagaactgttTCAAAAGAATTAAGTTTTCTTATAACCAAACTAcaaaaaaaactgaataaaagagtttttaggaatttttttttttccatacttATCCAAGGAAACAAGCAGCCCCTTATTTTCTTAGAATGTGCAATAAGTTACTCATTTTGAGGGATTCTATCTTTAAAGGCAGAAGCTAATtctgtttttgtttctttaattgATCATGGTTTTTTTCATGCACTGACACCTTCTTAATTAATCCATGCAAACAGGCTCCAATCAGAACTAATGGCACTAATGGTAAgcaaaaaacaacaacaacaacaacaacaattccATATTTTTCACAACTTAATCCATACttggtttctttttctttatatttttactagtCCTAGATTAAAACTAACAACTTTGATAACAATGTTGTAATCAGATGTGTGGTGATCCTGGGGTATCAGCAT contains the following coding sequences:
- the LOC109709583 gene encoding uncharacterized protein LOC109709583, whose product is MAKIDASPNSTVSIGNCKVEILGDCVICQSNEKSLTVSVSNDAKIRVSVEESGRYNTRNSKRNLKSLGEECSAMVNYSFFIINPKDVDNQIKSLLQEVLKLYMQELPTMNYAANTGKNSRFLERSITNGKYTTLILRSNSTKGFGEVIAAVSYQIIPADAQHAEIPLAAVSSKYQKKGIGQLLFKELSGRLQSVGVSTIFCWADKVSEGFWLKQGFVPIGAVDSKGKVRRLPIKAEIRRALCFPGDSTLMVAHLKKELLNSLNPSQTVQLPCSKPHANSSGIPPCSSPFPHPDLQNNEYCESKEELEVVQSGYDPNSRKCSSRQRLKRHFCEASSSSLKSKRVRGGHDNIDCCQVSITDLVCDSFSRRNAKGTHSVHTTPDYLGAHAEGNRTGNIIDHLFSKGRCPKIMFMNIADDAKKSSLTKIVEKLGGSVSSEGSASTHVITGKARRTMNFCVALCSGAWIVSPNWLKESFKEGRFVEESEYILKDEEYLTKYKCELGDAVARAKANPCSLFMGCSICLSKHIQPSFDDLSIIIKSAGGNVIRRLADSQDPWKTIFVACEEDMADALAAARNGAWIFNSEWLISCVMKQELDLEAPQFAESL